From one Dermacentor andersoni chromosome 1, qqDerAnde1_hic_scaffold, whole genome shotgun sequence genomic stretch:
- the LOC126543930 gene encoding protein O-mannose kinase-like, which yields CADGILILVNDCNRVAAAAKATTRQQSIQLQARVAKVYIAKWKHHTVVLSNLTEARLEPDFQHNLQMYQLLGNVDYTPQYIGSCNNTLVTEYFTLGSAAELHSLFDTKLVRYNVLSRRFSLCLSYVTILKYLHTHSRVMCDSNTLLKALSQYLIYPDLTLRLNDMDALPYATHTDKAACGSPPLQGELLAPEQRGALLHESLCTTACDIWKIPDVCLWFLGKTREAESFKFHLFSIHRRCKLHKPEQRPSAEQVLKDYQRVWQEWMRGL from the exons TGTGCTGATGGAATTTTAATTTTGGTAAATGACTGCAACAGGGTTGCAGCAGCAGCCAAGGCCACAACAAGGCAACAATCTATTCAACTGCAGGCGCGAGTTGCGAAG GTATACATTGCGAAATGGAAACACCACACTGTGGTCCTGTCAAATTTGACTGAAGCTCGGCTTGAGCCAGACTTTCAGCACAATTTACAGATGTACCAACTTTTAGGCAATGTTGATTACACACCTCAATATATTGGATCCTGTAACAACACACTTGTCACAGAGTACTTTACTCTTGGTTCTGCTGCAGAGTTGCACAGCCTTTTCGACACGAAACTTGTTAG GTACAACGTCCTGTCACGACGCTTTTCCCTGTGCCTCAGCTATGTTACCATCCTGAAGTATCTCCATACCCACAGTCGTGTTATGTGCGACTCAAACACATTGTTGAAGGCACTGTCACAATACTTGATTTACCCTGACTTGACTTTGCGACTCAATGACATGGACGCTCTGCCGTATGCCACTCATACTGATAAGGCTGCCTGTGGTTCACCACCACTGCAAGGAGAGCTGCTGGCACCAGAACAGCGAGGAGCTCTGCTGCATGAATCACTGTGCACAACAGCATGTGATATTTGGAAGATTCCAGATGTCTGTCTCTGGTTTCTGGGGAAAACACGAGAAGCTGAAAGTTTTAAGTTTCATCTGTTCTCAATTCATCGTCGATGCAAGTTGCATAAGCCAGAACAGCGACCCAGTGCAGAGCAAGTTCTAAAAGACTATCAGAGAGTTTGGCAAGAGTGGATGCGAGGTCTTTAA